In Pseudomonas sp. MM213, a genomic segment contains:
- the rmf gene encoding ribosome modulation factor, whose translation MRRLKRDPLERAFLRGYQYGVGGKSRELCPFTLPSVRQAWINGWREGRGDNWDGMTGTAGIHRLNELHAVG comes from the coding sequence ATGAGAAGACTTAAGCGTGATCCGTTGGAAAGAGCATTTTTACGCGGATATCAATATGGCGTTGGTGGCAAATCCCGTGAGCTTTGCCCATTTACTCTACCGTCAGTACGCCAAGCCTGGATTAACGGCTGGCGAGAAGGACGCGGCGACAACTGGGACGGTATGACCGGCACTGCGGGAATCCATAGACTCAACGAACTTCACGCCGTCGGCTAA
- the rlmKL gene encoding bifunctional 23S rRNA (guanine(2069)-N(7))-methyltransferase RlmK/23S rRNA (guanine(2445)-N(2))-methyltransferase RlmL: protein MSDQFEIFLTCPKGLEGLLIEEAVGLGLEEAREHTSAVRGMATMETAYRLCLWSRLANRVLLVLKRFPMKDAEDLYHGVLDIEWQDHMLNDGTLAVEFSGHGSGIDNTHFGALKVKDAIVDKLRTPQGDRPSIDKLNPDLRIHLRLDRGEAILSLDLSGHSLHQRGYRLQQGAAPLKENLAAAILIRSGWPRIAADGGALADPMCGVGTFLVEAAMIAADMAPNLRREQWGFTAWLGHVPALWKKLHEEATERAAAGLAKPPLWIRGYEADPRLIQPGRNNVERAGLSEWIKIYQGEVGTFEPRPDQNQKGLVICNPPYGERLGDEASLLYLYQNLGERLRQACLNWEAAVFTGAPDLGKRMGIRSHKQYSFWNGALPCKLLLIKVTPDQFVTGERRTPEQRQVEREQAEYDQAPNEPQERQYNKNGNPIKPAAAPAPVIEQPRLSEGGQMFANRLQKNLKALGKWVKREGIDCYRVYDADMPEYSMAIDLYQDWVHVQEYAAPKSIDPEKASARMFDALAAIPQALNIDKNRVVVKRRERQSGTKQYERQAAQGKFVEVNEGGVKLLVNLTDYLDTGLFLDHRPMRMRIQKEAAGKRFLNLYCYTATASVHAAKGGARSTTSVDLSKTYLDWARRNLSLNGFSDKNRLEQSDVMVWLDACRDEFDLIFIDPPTFSNSKRMEGIFDVQRDQVQLIDLAMARLAPGGVLYFSNNFRKFALEENLTERYAVEEITTQTIDPDFARNGKIHRAWKITAR from the coding sequence ATGTCCGATCAATTCGAAATCTTCCTCACTTGCCCCAAAGGCCTCGAAGGCCTGCTCATCGAGGAAGCCGTCGGGCTTGGCCTTGAAGAAGCGCGTGAGCACACCTCTGCCGTGCGCGGCATGGCGACCATGGAAACCGCTTATCGCCTGTGCCTGTGGTCGCGTCTGGCGAACCGGGTGCTGCTGGTGCTCAAGCGTTTCCCGATGAAGGACGCCGAAGACCTGTATCACGGCGTGCTCGATATCGAGTGGCAAGACCACATGCTCAACGACGGCACCCTGGCCGTCGAGTTCAGCGGTCACGGTTCGGGCATCGATAACACGCACTTCGGCGCCCTGAAAGTCAAAGACGCCATCGTCGACAAACTGCGCACTCCGCAGGGCGACCGTCCGTCCATCGACAAACTCAACCCGGACCTGCGCATTCACCTGCGCCTGGACCGTGGCGAAGCGATCCTGTCCCTCGACCTCTCCGGCCACAGCCTGCACCAGCGCGGTTACCGCCTGCAGCAAGGCGCGGCGCCGCTGAAGGAAAACCTCGCGGCTGCCATCCTGATCCGTTCCGGCTGGCCGCGCATTGCCGCCGACGGCGGCGCGCTGGCTGACCCGATGTGCGGTGTCGGTACGTTCCTCGTCGAAGCGGCGATGATCGCCGCCGATATGGCACCGAACCTGCGTCGCGAGCAGTGGGGTTTCACCGCGTGGCTTGGCCACGTGCCGGCGCTGTGGAAAAAGCTTCACGAAGAAGCCACCGAGCGCGCTGCGGCCGGTCTGGCCAAGCCACCGTTGTGGATTCGTGGCTACGAAGCCGACCCGCGCCTGATTCAACCGGGCCGCAACAACGTCGAGCGTGCCGGCCTGAGCGAGTGGATCAAGATCTACCAGGGCGAAGTCGGCACCTTCGAGCCGCGTCCGGACCAGAACCAGAAAGGCCTGGTGATCTGCAACCCACCGTACGGCGAGCGTCTGGGCGACGAGGCGAGCCTGCTCTACCTCTACCAGAACCTCGGCGAGCGTCTGCGTCAGGCCTGCCTGAACTGGGAAGCGGCGGTGTTCACCGGCGCGCCGGACCTGGGCAAGCGCATGGGCATCCGCAGCCACAAACAGTATTCGTTCTGGAACGGCGCGTTGCCGTGCAAGCTGCTGCTGATCAAGGTCACGCCGGATCAGTTCGTCACCGGCGAGCGTCGCACCCCGGAACAGCGTCAAGTCGAGCGCGAGCAGGCGGAATACGATCAGGCACCGAACGAGCCGCAGGAACGCCAGTACAACAAAAACGGTAACCCGATCAAACCGGCCGCGGCACCCGCTCCGGTGATCGAGCAACCGCGTTTGAGCGAAGGCGGGCAAATGTTTGCCAACCGTCTGCAAAAGAACCTCAAGGCGCTGGGCAAGTGGGTCAAGCGTGAAGGCATCGACTGCTATCGCGTCTACGATGCCGACATGCCGGAATACTCGATGGCCATCGACCTGTATCAGGATTGGGTCCACGTCCAGGAATACGCCGCGCCGAAATCCATCGACCCGGAAAAAGCCTCGGCGCGCATGTTCGATGCACTGGCAGCCATTCCGCAGGCGTTGAACATCGACAAGAACCGCGTAGTGGTCAAGCGTCGCGAGCGTCAGAGCGGCACCAAGCAGTACGAACGCCAGGCGGCGCAAGGCAAGTTCGTCGAGGTCAACGAAGGCGGCGTGAAGCTGCTGGTCAACCTCACCGACTACCTCGACACCGGGCTGTTCCTCGACCACCGGCCAATGCGCATGCGCATCCAGAAAGAGGCGGCCGGCAAGCGCTTCCTCAATCTGTATTGCTACACCGCGACGGCCAGCGTCCACGCAGCCAAGGGCGGCGCGCGTAGTACGACCAGCGTCGACTTGTCGAAAACCTACCTCGACTGGGCGCGTCGCAACCTGTCGCTGAACGGTTTCTCCGACAAGAACCGTCTGGAGCAGAGCGACGTGATGGTCTGGCTGGATGCCTGCCGTGACGAGTTCGACCTGATCTTCATCGACCCGCCGACCTTCTCCAACTCCAAGCGCATGGAAGGGATCTTCGACGTGCAGCGCGATCAGGTGCAGTTGATCGACCTGGCCATGGCGCGACTGGCGCCGGGTGGCGTGTTGTACTTCTCCAACAACTTCCGCAAGTTCGCGCTCGAGGAAAACCTCACCGAGCGTTACGCGGTCGAGGAGATCACGACCCAGACCATCGATCCGGACTTCGCCCGCAACGGCAAGATCCACCGGGCCTGGAAAATCACCGCGCGTTGA
- a CDS encoding nitrate/nitrite transporter, with protein MNSSFWKSGHTPTLFAAFLYFDLSFMVWYLLGPLAVQIAADLHLTTQQRGLVVATPILAGAVLRFIMGMLADRLSPKTAGLIGQVIVICALFVAWKHGIQSYEQALLLGLFLGMAGASFAVALPLASQWYPPQHQGKAMGIAGAGNSGTVLAALIAPVLAAAFGWSNVFGFALIPLILTIIVFAWLAKNAPERPKAKSVSDYFKALGDRDSWWFMFFYSVTFGGFIGLASALPGYFNDQYGLSPVTAGYYTAACVFGGSLMRPLGGALADRFGGIRTLLAMYTVAAICIAAVGFNLPSSYAALALFVCTMLGLGAGNGAVFQLVPQRFRREIGVMTGLIGMAGGIGGFALAAGMGAIKQSTGSYQLALWLFASLGVLAWFGLHGVKRRWRTTWGSAAVTAARV; from the coding sequence ATGAATTCAAGCTTCTGGAAATCCGGCCATACCCCGACCCTGTTCGCGGCCTTCCTCTATTTCGACCTGAGTTTCATGGTCTGGTACCTGCTCGGCCCTCTGGCGGTGCAGATTGCCGCCGACCTGCACCTGACCACCCAACAACGCGGGCTGGTGGTGGCCACGCCGATTCTGGCCGGGGCCGTACTGCGCTTTATCATGGGCATGCTGGCGGATCGCCTGTCGCCAAAAACCGCCGGGCTGATCGGCCAGGTGATCGTCATCTGCGCCCTGTTCGTCGCGTGGAAGCACGGCATTCAAAGTTACGAACAAGCGCTGCTGCTGGGCCTGTTCCTCGGCATGGCGGGCGCGTCGTTCGCCGTGGCCCTGCCGCTGGCGTCGCAGTGGTATCCGCCGCAGCATCAAGGCAAGGCCATGGGCATCGCCGGGGCCGGTAACTCGGGCACCGTGCTGGCCGCGCTGATCGCTCCGGTGCTGGCCGCCGCGTTCGGCTGGAGCAACGTGTTCGGCTTCGCGCTGATCCCGCTGATCCTGACCATCATCGTCTTCGCCTGGCTGGCCAAAAACGCGCCTGAGCGGCCGAAAGCCAAGTCGGTATCCGACTACTTCAAAGCCCTGGGCGACCGCGACAGCTGGTGGTTCATGTTTTTCTACAGCGTGACCTTTGGCGGCTTCATCGGCCTGGCCAGCGCCCTGCCCGGCTACTTCAACGACCAATACGGCCTGAGCCCGGTGACAGCCGGTTACTACACGGCGGCCTGCGTGTTTGGCGGCAGTTTGATGCGTCCTCTGGGCGGCGCACTGGCCGACCGCTTCGGCGGGATTCGCACACTGCTGGCGATGTACACGGTGGCGGCGATCTGCATTGCGGCGGTGGGTTTCAACTTGCCGAGTTCCTACGCGGCGCTGGCACTTTTCGTCTGCACGATGCTCGGCCTGGGTGCCGGTAACGGCGCGGTTTTCCAATTGGTCCCGCAACGTTTTCGTCGCGAAATCGGTGTGATGACCGGTTTGATCGGCATGGCCGGTGGCATCGGCGGCTTCGCCCTCGCGGCGGGCATGGGCGCGATCAAGCAAAGCACCGGCAGTTATCAACTGGCGCTGTGGTTGTTCGCCAGCCTCGGCGTCCTCGCCTGGTTCGGTCTGCACGGTGTGAAGCGCCGCTGGAGAACCACTTGGGGTTCGGCGGCCGTCACTGCTGCGCGGGTGTGA
- a CDS encoding ANTAR domain-containing response regulator, whose product MLRILLINDTAKKVGRLKAALTEAGFEVIDESGLTIDLPARVETVRPDVILIDTESPSRDVMEQVVLVSRDQPRPIVMFTDEHDPDVMRQAIKSGVSAYIVEGIHAQRLQPILDVAMARFESDQALRAQLHARDQQLAERKRIELAKGLLMKMKDCNEEEAYTLMRRQAMSRQQKLIQVAEQIIAMSELLG is encoded by the coding sequence ATGCTGCGTATCCTGCTGATCAACGACACCGCGAAGAAAGTCGGCCGCTTGAAGGCCGCCCTGACCGAAGCCGGATTCGAGGTCATCGACGAGTCCGGCCTGACCATCGACCTGCCCGCGCGCGTCGAAACGGTGCGTCCGGATGTGATTTTGATCGATACCGAGTCACCGAGCCGCGATGTGATGGAGCAAGTGGTGCTGGTGAGTCGAGACCAGCCACGGCCGATTGTGATGTTTACCGACGAACATGACCCCGACGTGATGCGTCAGGCGATCAAGTCCGGGGTCAGCGCCTACATCGTCGAAGGCATTCACGCACAACGCTTGCAGCCGATTCTCGACGTGGCCATGGCACGCTTCGAAAGCGACCAGGCCCTGCGCGCGCAACTGCACGCCCGCGACCAGCAACTGGCCGAGCGCAAGCGCATCGAGCTGGCCAAGGGGCTGCTGATGAAGATGAAGGACTGCAACGAAGAAGAGGCCTACACGCTGATGCGCCGCCAGGCCATGAGCCGGCAGCAGAAGCTGATTCAGGTGGCGGAGCAGATCATTGCGATGAGTGAGCTGCTCGGCTGA
- a CDS encoding quinone-dependent dihydroorotate dehydrogenase, translating into MYTLARQLLFKLSPETSHDLSLDLIGAGGRLGLNGLLCKAPAKMPVSVMGLDFPNPVGLAAGLDKNGAAIDGFAQLGFGFVEIGTITPRPQPGNPKPRIFRLPEAEAIINRMGFNNLGVDHLLARVAAAKYKGVLGINIGKNFDTPVERAVDDYLICLDKVYAHASYVTVNVSSPNTPGLRSLQFGDSLKQLLADLATRRAELALRHGKHVPLAIKIAPDMTDEETAQVAQALIETGMDAVIATNTTLSRVGVEGMEYGDEAGGLSGAPVRDKSTHTVKVLAAELAGRLPIIAVGGITEGKHAAEKIAAGASLVQLYSGFIYKGPALIRESVDAIAALR; encoded by the coding sequence ATGTACACCCTGGCCCGTCAGCTGTTGTTCAAACTTTCCCCGGAAACCTCCCACGATCTGTCCCTGGACCTGATCGGCGCGGGCGGGCGTTTGGGCCTCAACGGCTTGCTGTGCAAGGCGCCGGCAAAAATGCCGGTGAGCGTCATGGGCCTGGACTTCCCGAACCCGGTGGGTCTGGCTGCCGGTCTGGACAAGAACGGCGCGGCCATCGACGGTTTTGCCCAGTTGGGTTTTGGTTTTGTCGAAATCGGCACCATCACGCCACGTCCACAGCCGGGCAATCCGAAACCACGGATTTTCCGTTTGCCGGAAGCTGAAGCGATCATCAACCGCATGGGCTTCAACAACCTCGGCGTCGATCACCTGCTGGCCCGCGTGGCTGCGGCCAAGTACAAGGGCGTGCTGGGCATCAACATCGGCAAGAACTTCGATACCCCGGTCGAGCGTGCGGTCGACGACTACCTGATCTGCCTGGACAAGGTCTATGCCCACGCCAGCTATGTGACGGTCAACGTCAGCTCGCCGAACACCCCGGGCCTGCGCAGCCTGCAGTTCGGTGATTCGCTCAAGCAATTGCTGGCTGACCTGGCGACTCGTCGTGCCGAGCTGGCGTTGCGTCACGGTAAACATGTTCCGTTGGCGATCAAGATCGCACCGGACATGACCGACGAAGAAACCGCACAAGTCGCTCAAGCGCTGATCGAAACCGGGATGGACGCGGTGATCGCCACCAACACCACCCTGAGCCGCGTTGGCGTCGAAGGCATGGAATACGGTGACGAGGCGGGCGGTCTGTCCGGGGCGCCGGTTCGTGACAAGAGCACCCACACCGTGAAGGTGCTGGCGGCCGAGTTGGCGGGTCGTTTGCCGATCATCGCCGTGGGCGGCATCACCGAAGGCAAGCATGCCGCCGAGAAAATCGCGGCGGGTGCGAGCCTGGTGCAGCTCTATTCCGGCTTCATCTACAAAGGCCCGGCGCTGATTCGCGAGTCCGTGGACGCCATCGCCGCCCTGCGCTAA
- a CDS encoding sensor domain-containing diguanylate cyclase: protein MSLHAVRPKILGFISEDVSAWLVALFVLVVGGVLTGLLAWSTLNLFHQQLRQRFQLLASERYSRIEERFEDQEQRLDGLRRFFVNSASVAREEFDGYTQPLLHRTQAYSFALRVSRAERAEFERRVRKEGVPDFNIRELNADGQLQLAAERDEYVAVLYSQTQSKLGSPLGYDLAAQPLRRATLDRADQHGRMAVSQPMHLVAIEPAYARGVLLVAPVMPRKSPDTKPYGYVMAVISMRQLLADGLPEAGRDYLSVRILDLSIEEQHEVLYESPNGPAVSELSATRLLRLADHDYQVDIQPSEAFLQANHSSVSSLVVLGGLLSLLLSSLLYVLVSQRQRALKMVEQRTQELRAREQELRGTHGQLRGVLNAATQVAIIATDLRGVISTFNAGAEQMLGYSSVEVVGHMTLENLHLPRELAARSAELSARYGKPIPTCQAMLVEGGEEGGHEAREWTLVRGDGSQLTVNMLATPVLDEQGLWVGHLAICIDVTERKRVYEALAARDLLLKKLSAHVPGGIYQFKMEFDGRFSVIYASDGIRDIYELEPDVLLLNAEAIFTRIHPQDTTRVRASIRASADTLSPWREEYRVQLPTRGVRWVRGEATPEELPGGGVLWHGYISDISDLKRVEEELRALSITDSLTGIHNRRYFQERLTTEMVRVERGGGELSVIMLDIDHFKRINDQHGHAVGDRVLQAVCERIGNRLRRTDVFCRLGGEEFMVLCPDIDGEQAYGLALELWQGLRSSPIDDVGVVTASFGIASWRADEGADALLLRADSGVYAAKQAGRDRVQGELG from the coding sequence ATGTCGTTGCACGCCGTGCGCCCAAAGATCCTGGGTTTTATCAGTGAAGACGTCTCGGCCTGGCTGGTCGCGCTGTTTGTATTGGTCGTCGGCGGGGTTCTCACCGGGTTGCTCGCCTGGTCGACCCTGAATCTGTTTCACCAACAATTGCGGCAACGTTTCCAACTGCTGGCCAGTGAACGTTACAGCCGTATCGAAGAACGCTTCGAAGATCAGGAGCAGCGCCTCGATGGCCTGCGCCGGTTCTTTGTCAATTCCGCTTCGGTTGCCCGCGAGGAATTCGACGGTTACACCCAACCTTTGCTGCACCGGACTCAGGCCTATTCGTTCGCCCTGCGGGTCAGTCGTGCCGAGCGGGCGGAGTTTGAGCGTCGGGTGCGGAAAGAGGGGGTACCCGATTTCAACATTCGTGAGCTCAATGCCGACGGTCAGCTGCAATTGGCGGCGGAGCGCGATGAGTATGTCGCGGTGCTGTACAGCCAGACCCAGAGCAAGCTCGGCTCACCGTTGGGTTACGACCTGGCCGCGCAGCCCCTGCGCCGTGCCACCCTGGACCGGGCGGACCAGCATGGCCGGATGGCGGTGTCGCAGCCGATGCATCTTGTCGCTATCGAGCCGGCTTATGCGCGGGGCGTGTTGCTGGTGGCACCGGTCATGCCACGCAAAAGTCCAGACACGAAACCTTACGGTTATGTGATGGCGGTGATCAGCATGCGGCAGTTGCTGGCCGATGGCTTGCCGGAAGCGGGCCGTGATTATCTGTCAGTGCGAATCCTCGACCTGTCCATCGAAGAACAGCACGAAGTGCTTTACGAATCGCCCAACGGCCCTGCCGTCAGTGAGTTGTCCGCGACCCGGCTGCTGCGGCTGGCCGACCATGACTATCAGGTCGACATCCAGCCCAGCGAGGCCTTCCTGCAAGCCAACCACTCTTCGGTCAGCAGCCTGGTGGTGCTGGGCGGGTTGCTCAGTCTGCTGCTCAGCTCGCTGCTTTATGTGTTGGTCAGTCAGCGGCAACGCGCGCTGAAAATGGTCGAGCAACGGACCCAGGAGTTGCGTGCCCGTGAGCAGGAGCTGCGCGGTACCCATGGTCAACTGCGTGGCGTGTTGAATGCCGCGACCCAGGTGGCAATCATCGCCACCGACCTGCGCGGCGTCATCAGCACGTTCAACGCCGGGGCGGAGCAGATGCTCGGCTATTCAAGCGTGGAAGTGGTGGGGCACATGACCCTGGAAAACCTGCACCTGCCCCGGGAACTTGCCGCGCGTTCGGCCGAGTTGAGTGCACGTTATGGCAAACCGATTCCGACCTGCCAGGCGATGTTGGTCGAGGGCGGCGAGGAGGGCGGTCACGAGGCGCGGGAGTGGACGCTGGTGCGTGGCGATGGCAGCCAGTTGACGGTGAACATGCTGGCGACCCCAGTGCTCGACGAGCAAGGTTTGTGGGTCGGGCACCTGGCGATCTGCATCGACGTCACCGAGCGCAAGCGCGTGTACGAAGCGCTCGCCGCACGGGATTTGCTCCTGAAGAAACTCAGCGCCCATGTGCCCGGCGGGATTTACCAGTTCAAGATGGAATTCGACGGGCGCTTCAGTGTGATCTACGCCAGCGACGGCATCCGCGATATCTACGAGCTCGAGCCGGATGTCTTGTTGCTCAATGCCGAAGCGATTTTCACCCGGATTCACCCCCAGGACACCACCCGGGTCCGCGCTTCGATCCGGGCGTCGGCGGACACGCTCAGTCCGTGGCGCGAGGAATACCGCGTGCAGTTGCCAACGCGGGGGGTGCGCTGGGTCCGTGGCGAAGCGACCCCGGAGGAACTGCCGGGCGGTGGCGTGCTCTGGCATGGTTACATCTCGGACATCTCCGACCTCAAGCGCGTCGAAGAAGAGCTGCGGGCGCTGTCGATCACCGACTCGCTGACCGGGATCCACAACCGTCGCTACTTCCAGGAGCGCCTGACCACCGAGATGGTTCGTGTGGAGCGCGGTGGCGGCGAGTTGTCGGTGATCATGCTCGACATCGACCATTTCAAACGCATCAATGACCAGCATGGCCACGCCGTGGGCGATCGGGTGTTGCAGGCGGTGTGCGAGCGCATCGGCAATCGCCTGCGTCGCACCGATGTGTTCTGTCGCCTGGGCGGTGAAGAGTTCATGGTGCTCTGCCCGGACATCGATGGCGAACAAGCCTATGGGCTGGCGCTGGAGTTGTGGCAGGGCTTGCGCAGTTCACCGATCGACGATGTCGGGGTCGTCACGGCGAGTTTCGGCATTGCCAGTTGGCGTGCCGACGAGGGCGCGGATGCGCTGTTGCTGCGGGCGGACTCGGGGGTGTATGCGGCGAAACAGGCGGGACGGGATCGGGTTCAGGGGGAGTTGGGTTAA
- a CDS encoding CmpA/NrtA family ABC transporter substrate-binding protein, protein MNETTAGPLAWVNGSDAPEKTDINLGFMALSDCASVVVAATQGFAQPYGLTLNLKRQSSWANLRDKLVSGELDAAHSLYGLIYAVHLGIGGVAPTEMAVLMGLNQNGQSINLSHGLQALGVTGPEALDRHVHQTRPKLTFAQTFPTGTHAMWLYYWLASQGIHPLHDVDSVVVPPPQMVAHLQAGRIDGFCVGEPWSASAVKHNLGFTMATTQTIWPDHPEKVLGCTRAFVEQYPNTARALVKAILEASRFIEESVENRRSTAQLLSAPQYLDAPLDCIEPRLLGDYADGLGNRWQDLHALRFHGAGEVNQPYLSDGMWFMTQFRRWGLLRDDPDYLAVARQVQQLDLYREAASAVDVDSSAREMRSSQLIDGKIWDGSDPAGYARSFKLHAMSDSSPLLASR, encoded by the coding sequence ATGAATGAAACCACAGCGGGCCCACTGGCCTGGGTCAACGGCAGCGATGCCCCGGAAAAGACCGACATCAACCTCGGTTTCATGGCCTTGAGCGATTGCGCCTCGGTGGTGGTCGCCGCCACTCAGGGCTTCGCCCAGCCCTACGGCCTGACCTTGAACCTCAAGCGCCAGTCTTCCTGGGCCAACCTGCGGGACAAACTGGTCAGCGGCGAACTCGATGCCGCCCACAGCCTGTACGGTTTGATCTACGCCGTGCACCTGGGCATCGGCGGCGTGGCGCCGACCGAGATGGCGGTGCTCATGGGCCTGAACCAGAACGGCCAGAGCATCAACCTTTCCCACGGCTTGCAGGCGCTGGGCGTGACCGGTCCTGAAGCACTGGACCGCCACGTGCACCAAACTCGCCCAAAACTCACCTTCGCCCAGACTTTTCCGACCGGCACCCACGCCATGTGGCTGTATTACTGGCTGGCGAGCCAGGGCATTCATCCGCTGCACGACGTCGACAGTGTGGTGGTGCCGCCGCCGCAAATGGTCGCGCACCTGCAAGCCGGGCGAATCGACGGTTTCTGCGTCGGTGAACCCTGGTCCGCCAGCGCCGTGAAACACAATCTCGGCTTCACCATGGCAACGACCCAGACCATCTGGCCCGATCATCCGGAAAAAGTCCTCGGCTGCACCCGCGCCTTCGTCGAGCAATATCCCAATACCGCCCGGGCGCTGGTGAAGGCGATTCTGGAGGCCAGCCGCTTCATTGAAGAAAGCGTCGAGAATCGCCGCAGCACCGCGCAGTTGCTGAGCGCCCCCCAATACCTGGACGCGCCGCTCGACTGCATCGAACCGCGCCTGCTCGGCGACTACGCCGACGGCCTCGGCAACCGCTGGCAAGACCTGCACGCGCTGCGCTTCCATGGCGCTGGCGAGGTCAATCAGCCTTACCTGTCCGATGGCATGTGGTTCATGACCCAGTTCCGTCGCTGGGGTTTGCTGCGCGACGACCCGGACTACCTCGCCGTGGCCCGTCAGGTCCAGCAACTAGACTTGTATCGAGAGGCAGCCAGCGCGGTCGATGTCGATTCTTCGGCCAGGGAAATGCGCAGCAGCCAGTTGATCGACGGCAAAATCTGGGACGGCTCGGACCCGGCCGGGTATGCCCGCAGCTTCAAACTGCACGCCATGAGCGACAGCTCGCCCCTACTCGCCAGCCGCTGA
- a CDS encoding bifunctional protein-serine/threonine kinase/phosphatase, whose translation MSLQLSFAEASAIGPREENQDALRLVTPAPALAASKGYLFAIADGVSQCADGGLAARSTLQALALDYYATPETWGVAQALDRLLLAQNRWLQANGGGQPLLTTVSALVVRGRRFTLAHVGDCRVYRWHADQLQRVTEDHVWDQPGMQHVLKRALGLDQHLVLDFLDGELRLNEHFVLLSDGIWAVLGDTAIAAILRDQPDLHSAAQTLVNAAHLAGSQDNASALLVRVDALGETSIGDALIHVQQWPLPPALKPGQTFEGWHVEGILGQSQQSLLYRVRDAQQQPWLLKTLPGALRDDHLAGQALLSEEWFLKRVAGRHFPEVHAASQRQHLYYVMREYSGSTLAQLAERATTLPLAQWQDLAERLLRAVGMLHRRQILHRDIKPENLLLGDDGELRLLDFGLAYCPGLSEDQASTLPGTPSYIAPEAFRGDAPSPQQDLYAAGVTLYFLLTGHYPYGEIEAFQRPRFGVPVSASRYRPDLPEWIAQSLERAVAADPAERFETAEEWLLVLEQGERRSLSVRPRPLLEREPVKVWRTLALVALLVNVVLLVLLFRG comes from the coding sequence ATGAGCCTGCAACTGAGTTTTGCCGAAGCCAGCGCCATCGGTCCGCGCGAGGAGAACCAGGACGCCCTGCGCCTGGTGACGCCGGCCCCGGCACTGGCGGCGAGCAAGGGCTACCTGTTCGCCATCGCCGACGGCGTCAGCCAGTGCGCCGATGGCGGCCTCGCGGCACGTTCGACCTTGCAGGCGCTGGCGCTGGACTACTACGCCACCCCGGAAACCTGGGGTGTCGCCCAGGCACTGGACCGTTTGCTGCTGGCGCAAAATCGCTGGCTGCAGGCCAATGGCGGTGGGCAACCGCTGTTGACCACGGTCAGTGCCCTGGTCGTGCGCGGCAGGCGTTTTACCTTGGCGCATGTCGGGGACTGCAGGGTTTATCGCTGGCACGCCGATCAATTGCAGCGGGTCACGGAGGACCACGTCTGGGATCAACCGGGCATGCAGCATGTGCTCAAACGGGCGCTCGGCCTCGATCAGCATCTGGTGCTGGATTTTCTCGATGGCGAACTGCGGCTGAATGAGCATTTCGTGCTGCTCAGCGACGGCATCTGGGCCGTGTTGGGCGACACCGCGATTGCCGCGATTCTGCGCGATCAACCGGATCTGCACAGCGCCGCGCAAACCCTGGTGAATGCGGCGCATCTGGCGGGCAGTCAGGACAACGCCAGCGCGTTATTGGTGCGGGTCGATGCCCTCGGTGAAACGAGCATCGGCGATGCGTTGATTCATGTGCAGCAATGGCCACTGCCGCCAGCGCTGAAACCGGGCCAGACGTTTGAGGGCTGGCACGTCGAAGGAATACTCGGCCAAAGCCAGCAGTCGCTGCTCTATCGGGTGCGCGACGCTCAGCAACAACCCTGGCTGCTGAAAACCCTGCCCGGCGCGTTGCGCGACGATCACCTGGCCGGGCAAGCCTTGCTGTCGGAGGAATGGTTTCTCAAGCGCGTGGCTGGCCGGCATTTCCCTGAAGTCCATGCCGCCAGTCAGCGTCAGCATTTGTACTACGTAATGCGTGAATATTCCGGCTCGACTTTGGCGCAACTGGCTGAGCGAGCCACAACGCTGCCGCTGGCCCAATGGCAGGATCTGGCGGAACGTTTGCTGCGGGCGGTCGGGATGTTGCATCGACGGCAGATTCTGCATCGCGACATCAAACCGGAGAATTTGCTGCTGGGGGATGACGGCGAACTGCGGCTGCTGGATTTCGGCCTGGCCTATTGCCCTGGCCTGTCTGAAGATCAGGCCTCGACCCTGCCCGGAACACCCAGCTACATTGCGCCGGAAGCTTTTCGCGGTGACGCGCCGAGCCCGCAACAGGATCTGTATGCGGCCGGCGTGACCTTGTATTTCCTGCTCACCGGGCATTATCCCTACGGCGAAATCGAAGCGTTCCAGCGTCCACGGTTTGGTGTACCGGTCAGCGCCAGTCGTTACCGCCCGGACCTGCCCGAGTGGATCGCACAAAGCCTGGAGCGTGCTGTGGCGGCGGACCCGGCGGAGCGATTCGAAACTGCGGAAGAATGGTTATTGGTGCTGGAACAGGGTGAACGACGCAGTTTGAGCGTACGGCCCCGGCCGCTGCTGGAGCGCGAGCCAGTGAAGGTCTGGCGGACGTTGGCGTTGGTGGCGCTACTGGTGAATGTGGTGCTGCTGGTTTTGCTGTTTCGCGGCTAG